One genomic segment of Tripterygium wilfordii isolate XIE 37 chromosome 9, ASM1340144v1, whole genome shotgun sequence includes these proteins:
- the LOC120004924 gene encoding transcription repressor OFP13 — MGKKIKIKSLFKNSKEARNPWQWPSCKHPKTQSFRGGDSMFKTVNSVFFDQVLVDGVETPDSWFTNSSETASLSTESEDCNFDGESLEMVVRGVMRSERLFFEPGDTNSILEEAKTDGFPFKESVALAMESEDPYVDFRRSMEEMVESHGVKDWEGLEELLGWYLRVNGKKNHGFIIGAFVDLLVRIASASASAGSSSCPDTTTSFCSAISSFSSSSPSCSFQGKSEICQEEKMVLS; from the coding sequence ATGGGGAAGAAAATAAAGATCAAATCTTTGTTCAAGAACAGCAAAGAAGCAAGGAATCCATGGCAATGGCCATCATGTAAGCACCCAAAGACTCAATCTTTCAGAGGTGGAGATAGCATGTTCAAGACAGTTAATTCTGTTTTCTTTGATCAAGTACTTGTTGATGGGGTTGAGACACCAGATTCATGGTTCACTAACTCATCAGAGACAGCTTCATTGTCTACTGAATCAGAGGATTGTAATTTTGATGGGGAGTCATTGGAGATGGTTGTGAGAGGTGTCATGAGGTCAGAGAGGTTGTTCTTTGAGCCTGGTGACACTAATTCAATCCTTGAAGAAGCAAAGACAGATGGGTTTCCATTCAAGGAGAGTGTGGCTTTGGCTATGGAATCAGAGGATCCATATGTCGATTTCAGGAGATCAATGGAGGAGATGGTGGAGTCTCATGGGGTTAAAGATTGGGAAGGTTTGGAGGAGCTTCTGGGTTGGTATTTGAGGGTTAATGGGAAGAAGAACCATGGGTTTATAATTGGTGcttttgttgatttgcttgttAGGattgcttctgcttctgcttctgctggTTCTTCCTCATGTCCTGATACAACTACTTCTTTCTGTTCtgcaatttcttctttttcttcttcatctccttcCTGTTCATTTCAAGGTAAAAGTGAGATTTGTCAGGAAGAAAAGATGGTGTTGTCTTag
- the LOC120005555 gene encoding pentatricopeptide repeat-containing protein At1g10270-like produces the protein MSLYRLLLRSLHQRREYFTATQPLSGSFIHHILPNASDSDSCLTPAQRQARRSFAFSSAEEAAAERRRRKRRLRIEPPLHALRSQHANPPPNSGPPRPALPDSTSALVGPRLNLHNRVQSLIRASDLDAAALLARRSVFSNIRPTVFTCNAIIAAMYRGKRYDDAIALFHYFFNQSNIIPNVVSYNNLINAHCDKSEVDTALQVYGHIIANAPFSPSHVTYRHLTKGLIESNRIGEAVDLLREMLNKGHGADSLVYNNLISGFLEMGNLDKANELFDELKERCLVYDGVVNATYMDWFFRQGRDKEAMESYKSLMDRGFKMVPATRNVLLETLLKHGKKAEASYLFEQMLDDHTPPNFQAVNSDTFNIMVNECFKLGKFAEAVDTFKKVGTKPGSRPFTMDVAGYSNIIVRFCENGMLTEAERFFTELCSKSLSPDATSYRTLIDTYLKMERVDDALQMLNKMVEARLRVVVGFGTRVFGGLIKNGKAVDSAHVLLKMGEQDPKPDALIYDVVVRGLCDEDAFDIARDVLDQAMRQNVGVTPALEAFVRDAFGKVGRVQEIQNLLDPNRWGLSRPLQMGGQTQSRPPQFQGLQRFGPP, from the coding sequence ATGTCCCTGTACCGCCTCCTCCTCCGTTCCCTCCATCAACGTCGCGAATATTTTACGGCCACCCAGCCCTTGTCAGGCTCTTTCATCCATCACATACTCCCCAATGCTTCTGATTCCGATTCCTGTCTCACCCCAGCACAACGACAAGCCCGCCGTTCCTTCGCCTTCTCTTCCGCAGAAGAAGCAGCCGCTGAACGCCGCCGGAGGAAGCGCCGCCTTCGGATAGAGCCTCCTCTCCACGCTCTCCGATCTCAGCATGCCAATCCACCCCCTAATTCTGGTCCTCCCCGCCCTGCTCTACCGGATTCGACTTCCGCACTTGTTGGCCCCCGGCTTAATCTCCACAATCGCGTGCAGTCACTAATCCGCGCCTCTGACCTGGATGCTGCCGCCCTTCTTGCCCGCCGGTCTGTTTTCTCCAACATACGACCCACTGTCTTCACCTGCAATGCCATCATCGCAGCCATGTATCGTGGCAAGCGCTATGACGATGCCATCGCCCTCTTCCACTACTTCTTCAACCAGTCTAACATTATTCCCAACGTGGTATCTTACAATAATCTCATCAACGCCCACTGTGACAAGTCCGAAGTGGACACTGCTCTCCAAGTTTACGGCCACATCATTGCCAATGCACCGTTCAGCCCATCCCATGTCACTTACCGACATCTGACGAAAGGCTTGATTGAGTCTAACCGGATTGGTGAGGCCGTCGATCTCTTACGCGAGATGTTGAACAAGGGTCATGGGGCTGATTCCTTGGTGTACAATAATCTGATTAGTGGGTTTTTGGAGATGGGGAACTTGGACAAGGCCAATGAATTATTTGACGAGTTGAAGGAGAGGTGTTTGGTGTATGACGGGGTTGTTAACGCAACCTATATGGACTGGTTCTTCAGGCAAGGTAGGGATAAGGAGGCTATGGAGTCTTACAAGTCCTTGATGGACCGTGGATTCAAGATGGTACCCGCCACTCGTAATGTGCTCCTGGAGACATTGCTTAAGCACGGTAAAAAGGCGGAAGCTTCTTACTTGTTTGAGCAGATGCTGGACGATCACACTCCACCAAATTTTCAGGCAGTGAATTCCGATACTTTTAACATAATGGTGAATGAGTGTTTCAAACTTGGGAAGTTTGCGGAAGCAGTTGATACCTTTAAGAAGGTAGGGACAAAGCCTGGGTCGAGGCCTTTTACCATGGATGTTGCTGGGTACAGTAATATCATTGTGAGATTTTGTGAGAATGGAATGCTAACGGAGGCGGAGAGGTTTTTCACCGAGTTGTGTTCCAAGTCACTGAGCCCTGATGCCACAAGTTATAGGACATTGATTGATACCTATCTTAAGATGGAGAGGGTAGATGATGCTTTGCAGATGTTGAATAAAATGGTGGAGGCTAGGTTGAGGGTAGTTGTGGGTTTTGGGACTAGGGTATTTGGTGGGTTGATTAAAAACGGAAAAGCCGTGGACTCTGCCCATGTTCTGTTGAAAATGGGAGAGCAAGATCCAAAACCTGATGCTCTAATATATGATGTTGTGGTTAGGGGGCTTTGTGATGAGGATGCATTTGATATCGCCCGGGATGTACTGGATCAGGCTATGAGGCAGAATGTTGGTGTTACTCCTGCACTGGAGGCATTTGTGCGTGATGCTTTTGGGAAAGTGGGACGGGTACAAGAGATTCAGAATCTTCTGGATCCCAATAGGTGGGGATTATCAAGGCCTCTTCAAATGGGAGGGCAGACACAATCAAGGCCTCCTCAGTTTCAAGGGCTGCAGCGATTTGGACCACCGTAA